The following proteins come from a genomic window of Ochotona princeps isolate mOchPri1 chromosome 14, mOchPri1.hap1, whole genome shotgun sequence:
- the URM1 gene encoding ubiquitin-related modifier 1 isoform X2, giving the protein MAAPLSVEVEFGGGAELLFDGVKKHQVTLPGQEEPWDIRNLLVWIKKNLLKERPELFIQGDSVRPGILVLINDADWELLGELDYQLQDQDSVLFISTLHGG; this is encoded by the exons ATGGCAGCGCCCCTGTCAGTGGAAGTGGAGTTCGG cggcggcgccgagctCCTGTTTGACGGTGTGAAGAAGCACCAGGTGACCCTGCCTGGCCAGGAAGAGCCCT GGGACATCCGGAACCTCCTGGTCTGGATCAAGAAGAACTTACTGAAAGAGCGGCCAGAGTTGTTCATCCAGGGAGACAGCGT GCGACCGGGAATCCTGGTGCTGATTAACGATGCCGACTGGGAACTGCTG GGCGAGCTGGACTACCAGCTGCAGGACCAGGACAGTGTCCTCTTCATCTCTACACTGCATGGCGGCTGA
- the URM1 gene encoding ubiquitin-related modifier 1 isoform X1: MAAPLSVEVEFGGGAELLFDGVKKHQVTLPGQEEPCVTTVCPTPSSAGDIRNLLVWIKKNLLKERPELFIQGDSVRPGILVLINDADWELLGELDYQLQDQDSVLFISTLHGG, translated from the exons ATGGCAGCGCCCCTGTCAGTGGAAGTGGAGTTCGG cggcggcgccgagctCCTGTTTGACGGTGTGAAGAAGCACCAGGTGACCCTGCCTGGCCAGGAAGAGCCCT GTGTAACAACAGTGTGTCCTACGCCTTCCTCTGCAGGGGACATCCGGAACCTCCTGGTCTGGATCAAGAAGAACTTACTGAAAGAGCGGCCAGAGTTGTTCATCCAGGGAGACAGCGT GCGACCGGGAATCCTGGTGCTGATTAACGATGCCGACTGGGAACTGCTG GGCGAGCTGGACTACCAGCTGCAGGACCAGGACAGTGTCCTCTTCATCTCTACACTGCATGGCGGCTGA
- the SLC27A4 gene encoding long-chain fatty acid transport protein 4, which yields MLLGASLVGVLVFSRLVLKLPWTQVGFSLLLLYLGSGGWRFIRVFVKTIRRDLFGGLVLLRVKAKVRRYLQERATVPVLFAATLRRQPDKTALIFEGTDTHWTFRQLDDYSSRVANFLQARGLASGEVAALFMENRNEFVGLWLGMAKLGVEAALINTNLRRDALRHCLTTSRARVLIFGSEMAPAVCEIHPSLDPSLSLLCSGSWEPSAVPAGTEHLDPLLEAAPRHLPSRPDKGFTDKLFYIYTSGTTGMPKAAIVVHSRYYRMAALVYYGFRMRPNDIIYDCLPLYHSAGNIVGIGQCLIHGMTVVIRKKFSASRFWDDCIKYNCTIVQYIGELCRYLLNQPEREAETQHQVRMALGNGLRQSIWTNFSSRFRIPQVAEFYGATECNCSLGNFDSQVGACGFNSRILSSVYPIRLVRVNEDTMELIRGPDGVCIPCQPGEPGQLVGRIIQQDPLRRFDGYLNQSANNKKIAKDVFKKGDQAYLSGDVLVMDELGYVYFRDRTGDTFRWKGENVSTTEVEGTLSRLLDMADVAVYGVEVPGTEGRAGMAAIASPVGACDLEHFAQVLEKELPLYARPIFLRFLPELHKTGTYKLLKTELRKEGFDPAVVKDLLFYLDARQGRYVPLDQQAYTRIQAGEEKL from the exons ATGCTGCTCGGAGCGTCTTTGGTCGGGGTGCTGGTGTTCTCCAGGCTGGTGCTGAAGCTGCCCTGGACACAGGTGGGATTTTCCCTTCTACTTCTCTACCTGGGCTCTGGCGGCTGGCGCTTCATCCGAGTCTTCGTCAAAACCATCCGACGGGACCTATT TGGTGGCCTGGTGCTCCTGAGAGTGAAGGCGAAGGTGCGGCGGTACCTGCAGGAGCGGGCGACTGTGCCCGTGCTGTTTGCTGCTACCCTCCGGCGCCAGCCCGACAAAACGGCCCTGATCTTCGAGGGCACCGACACTCACTGGACCTTCCGCCAGCTAGATGACTACTCGAGCCGCGTGGCCAACTTCCTGCAGGCCCGGGGCCTGGCCTCAGGCGAAGTGGCTGCCCTCTTCATGGAGAACCGCAACGAGTTCGTGGGCCTGTGGCTGGGCATGGCCAAGCTGGGCGTGGAAGCGGCGCTCATCAACACCAACCTGCGGCGCGATGCCCTGCGCCACTGCCTCACCACCTCCCGTGCACGGGTCCTCATCTTTGGCAGCGAGATGGCCCCAG CTGTGTGTGAAATCCATCCCAGCCTGGACCCCTCCCTCAGCCTGCTGTGCTCCGGCTCCTGGGAACCCAGTGCCGTGCCCGCTGGCACAGAACACCTGGACCCCTTGCTGGAGGCTGCCCCCAGGCACCTGCCCAGTCGCCCTGACAAGGGCTTCACAG ACAAGCTCTTCTACATCTACACGTCCGGCACAACGGGAATGCCCAAAGCTGCCATTGTGGTACACAGCAG GTATTACCGTATGGCCGCCCTGGTATACTACGGATTCCGCATGCGGCCCAACGACATCATCTATGACTGCCTGCCCCTCTACCACTCAGCAG GGAACATCGTGGGAATTGGCCAGTGCCTCATCCACGGCATGACCGTGGTGATCCGCAAGAAGTTCTCAGCCTCTCGCTTCTGGGACGATTGTATCAAGTATAACTGCACG atCGTGCAGTACATCGGTGAGCTATGCCGCTACCTCCTGAACCAGCCCGAGCGAGAGGCTGAGACCCAGCACCAGGTGCGCATGGCCCTGGGCAACGGCCTCCGGCAGTCCATCTGGACCAACTTTTCCAGCCGGTTCCGCATCCCCCAGGTGGCCGAGTTCTACGGAGCCACTGAGTGCAACTGCAGCCTGGGCAACTTTGACAGCCAG GTGGGTGCCTGTGGCTTCAACAGCCGCATCCTATCCTCTGTGTACCCAATCCGACTGGTCCGCGTCAATGAGGACACCATGGAACTGATCCGGGGACCGGATGGCGTCTGCATtccctgccagccag GCGAGCCAGGCCAGCTGGTGGGCCGCATCATCCAGCAAGACCCCCTGCGCCGTTTCGATGGCTACCTCAACCAGAGTGCCAACAACAAAAAGATTGCCAAGGACGTCTTTAAGAAGGGGGACCAGGCCTACCTCTCTG GTGATGTGTTGGTGATGGATGAGCTCGGATATGTGTACTTCCGGGACCGCACAGGAGACACGTTCCGCTGGAAAGGGGAGAACGTCTCCACGACTGAGGTGGAGGGCACGCTCAGCCGCCTGCTGGACATGGCCGACGTGGCGGTGTACGGCGTCGAGGTGCCTG GCACTGAGGGCCGGGCTGGAATGGCGGCCATTGCCAGCCCTGTTGGCGCCTGCGACTTGGAGCACTTCGCACAAGTACTTGAGAAGGAACTGCCCCTGTACGCCCGCCCCATCTTCCTGCGCTTCCTGCCCGAGCTGCACAAGACAG GGACCTACAAACTCCTTAAGACAGAGCTGCGGAAGGAGGGCTTCGACCCGGCTGTCGTGAAAGACCTGCTGTTTTACCTGGACGCTCGCCAGGGCCGCTATGTTCCCCTTGACCAGCAGGCCTACACCCGCATCCAGGCGGGCGAAGAAAAGCTGTGA